The window CACTCCTAGGACAGAAGAGATTTTTTCAAGAAATTGCACGGACGGGTTGGATTGCAGGTTACGTTCGATAGAGCTTAAATATGATTTTGCTACACCCGCTCGTTCTGCTAATTCGGACATGGATAATTTTTTTTCTTGTCGATATTTTTTTATTCGTTCACCGATCATACAGCTCACCTTCCTTATACGAACATTATATCATATAACGAAGGTTTTGTTAGATATTTCGAACGAATATGCTTACATAACTATCCGTTTTTCTATTTAATTGTTAGTAGGGAAACTTTGCAGGAAATCTCTTATTTCTTCTGCGCTTATCCCCATTTCTAATGCTGATCCTATTAGTTCTACCCATTCTCTGTCTAAATTTTCAGTTACTTCTAGTAATGCATTCCCCATACTTTTTCCCTCCTAAAATACTTGCGGTATTTCAGGCAGTCCAGCCATCTTGGTAGATTCGGTACTGTCTAGCTCCGTGCGTTAGCGGCTATCAAACTTCCCGTTCTGTCCGGACGATAAGTCAACATCGAATCACTCCTTACGTCGCTCTTCGTGTTTCCTTTATCTCCTACCAGACCGGTCCTTTTTGTGCGCCGCTGAGCAAACGCCCTGCACTTTTCTACGTTAGATCTGTCGACTTTGCGTCCTTGCTTTTCAACAAGTTTGCCCTTGGACTGATTCGTTCGTCATACGACTAAAATTACAGTAGTTGTCTTACATCCATTGTCATTATAAAATAACCAAAATTAGGATGTTGCAGATATGTGTCGATACACAAAAATTATTTTAAAATAACAGAATTTGATGGAGAAGTACTATGAGTATAGTGGTAAATACAGGATTTCTCTTAGAAGATATTATACAAAAAGGAAAAAGATATACATTGTAGAATTTTACTAACATGATAGACCAAAGATTTATGTCGAAATTGTCTGAAAATAAAGAGTTAATAAATAGGACTATTTAACTATTTTTATAAAATTCAAGAAACTACCGACAGAAAAAAACAAGGAACTTTTTCATGGGACATACGTATAAGTAATGGTGCAGGCCTTATAAATGCCCATTTTCTCTGATTATGGTAATATATTCTTTCGGATACAAATTATCTAATGAATAGAAAATTACACATACTACTAATAGATAATATGAGGAGAAAGGATGTTCAACATGAAAGTGAAGTTACCTGAACCATTTACATTTGAAGGTGGCGAACGTGCGGTTTTATTATTGCACGGATTTACGGGGAATTCTGCAGACGTGCGAATGTTAGGTCGTTTTCTGGAGAAAAAAGGATACACATGTCATGCTCCACAATATAAAGGTCACGGTGTACCGCCAGAGGAGTTAGTTCATACAGGTCCTGAAGATTGGTGGCAAGATGTCCTGAATGCCTACCAATTTTTAAAAGATAAAGGTCATGAAAATATTGCAGCGGTTGGATTGTCACTTGGAGGCGTATTTTCCTTGAAATTAGGTTACACTGTACCTATCAAGGGTATTGTGCCTATGTGTGCACCTATGTATATAAAAAGCGAAGATGTCATGTATAAAGGCGTGCTAGAATACGCTAGAGAATGGAAGAAGCGTGAAGGGAAATCAGAAGAACAAATAGAAACAGAGATAAGTACATTTCAACCGATGAACACACTTAAAGAACTGCAACAACTCATTTCAGAAGTTCGAGAAAATGTCGATATGATATATGCACCAACTTTTGTTGTCCAAGCTCGTC is drawn from Bacillus alkalisoli and contains these coding sequences:
- a CDS encoding helix-turn-helix domain-containing protein — protein: MIGERIKKYRQEKKLSMSELAERAGVAKSYLSSIERNLQSNPSVQFLEKISSVLGVPVNTFLHDEDQNTEKNLDPDWANLVKDAMDSGVTKDQFKEWLEFNKWKASQK
- a CDS encoding anti-repressor SinI family protein — encoded protein: MGNALLEVTENLDREWVELIGSALEMGISAEEIRDFLQSFPTNN
- a CDS encoding alpha/beta hydrolase, giving the protein MKVKLPEPFTFEGGERAVLLLHGFTGNSADVRMLGRFLEKKGYTCHAPQYKGHGVPPEELVHTGPEDWWQDVLNAYQFLKDKGHENIAAVGLSLGGVFSLKLGYTVPIKGIVPMCAPMYIKSEDVMYKGVLEYAREWKKREGKSEEQIETEISTFQPMNTLKELQQLISEVRENVDMIYAPTFVVQARHDNMINTDSANIIYNEVENNNKKLKWYEESGHVITLDKEKEQLHEDIYDFLETLDW